One Gimesia aquarii DNA segment encodes these proteins:
- a CDS encoding FRG domain-containing protein: MSAEFPITREIHSIGDLFECAEIASKAFTYVVWFRGHADNSASWDLRPTVHRKFPNTGYESALVMNFRRRALSRHPRCPDSNDQAAWLCLMQHYGVPTRLLDWTESILVAAYFAVHNSKRETDAAIWALSPVLLNQAFDLPHIPALSNPELKPLMRPAFGASGTDKGIIATLYDEVDLRMLIQQGVFTIHADRTPLEQLADSQRFLQKYRIPQAAKSKLEWQLRLAGVSQSKLFPDLQNLASEITDQQERVLERKENA, from the coding sequence ATGTCCGCGGAGTTTCCAATCACTCGCGAGATTCACTCAATTGGTGACCTGTTCGAGTGTGCGGAAATCGCATCAAAGGCATTTACATACGTCGTGTGGTTTCGGGGGCACGCGGATAACAGCGCATCATGGGATCTGCGCCCAACCGTTCACCGCAAGTTCCCGAATACTGGCTATGAATCCGCTCTGGTCATGAACTTTCGCCGCCGTGCTTTGTCACGTCACCCCCGATGCCCCGACTCCAACGATCAGGCGGCTTGGTTGTGCCTTATGCAGCATTACGGAGTGCCAACACGTCTACTCGACTGGACGGAGTCGATTCTCGTTGCAGCGTATTTTGCCGTTCACAACAGCAAACGCGAAACCGACGCCGCCATTTGGGCTTTATCGCCCGTACTGCTGAATCAGGCGTTTGACTTACCGCATATTCCGGCACTTTCGAATCCGGAACTGAAGCCGTTGATGCGTCCAGCTTTCGGGGCAAGCGGAACTGACAAAGGAATTATCGCAACGCTGTATGACGAGGTCGATCTGCGGATGCTCATTCAACAGGGCGTTTTCACGATCCACGCCGATCGCACTCCGCTTGAACAACTGGCGGACAGTCAACGCTTTCTGCAAAAATACAGAATCCCCCAAGCAGCAAAGTCGAAGCTTGAATGGCAACTTCGACTGGCCGGTGTTTCGCAATCCAAGCTGTTCCCGGATTTACAGAACCTTGCGTCCGAAATCACTGATCAGCAGGAGCGCGTTTTGGAACGCAAAGAAAACGCGTAA
- a CDS encoding glycoside hydrolase family 5 protein, whose translation MVELPRLRTRNSRIVDLSGNEVVLKGVNIADPEAIYRDRHRVSLLDVADRIFFDLGCKVVRIPVIPEDFYGYGYGFLHQQDTYFHRYLKPLVDYCADIGLYAIIDMHYVDGEPLIDDKPSFGYLDKKDQAFEFWSFIAPKFREYSNVIFDIYNEPVQPRSTDPWEGPYDWATWKNEMAQPIVNLIRRHAPQNLILVGGPNYCLEMAGAATDPVLDPENDPPSIAYVTHTYPGHDPGRRIANVLDPIVDRVPVFVSEWGFEQGAGRVVHGTADEFGKELIDYVDRHNLGWTAWVYDNVWTSRMVNAKWSLLGDVDSEKYPIEYNGRMGGFVKRHL comes from the coding sequence ATGGTAGAGCTACCTCGGCTTCGAACTAGGAATTCGCGAATTGTTGATTTAAGCGGCAACGAAGTCGTGTTAAAGGGCGTTAATATCGCCGATCCAGAAGCTATTTACAGGGATCGGCACCGAGTCAGTCTGCTTGACGTTGCCGATCGAATCTTCTTTGATCTGGGATGCAAGGTGGTACGGATCCCCGTGATACCGGAAGACTTCTATGGCTACGGATATGGATTCCTGCATCAACAGGACACATACTTTCACCGTTATCTCAAGCCCCTTGTTGACTACTGCGCGGACATTGGACTCTATGCAATTATTGACATGCACTACGTCGATGGCGAACCTTTAATCGATGACAAACCTTCCTTTGGGTACCTGGACAAAAAGGATCAAGCCTTCGAATTCTGGAGCTTCATTGCGCCGAAGTTCAGAGAATACTCCAACGTAATCTTTGACATCTACAACGAACCGGTGCAACCACGATCTACCGATCCCTGGGAAGGTCCGTATGACTGGGCAACATGGAAGAATGAAATGGCCCAGCCAATTGTCAACCTGATACGGCGGCATGCTCCGCAAAACCTGATTCTCGTGGGTGGTCCAAATTACTGTCTGGAAATGGCAGGGGCTGCGACTGATCCAGTACTGGATCCGGAAAACGACCCACCTTCGATAGCATATGTTACGCACACATACCCCGGCCACGACCCTGGACGTCGAATCGCCAACGTTCTCGATCCAATCGTAGACCGAGTCCCAGTATTCGTATCAGAGTGGGGCTTTGAGCAGGGCGCGGGGCGGGTCGTACATGGCACAGCCGACGAGTTTGGGAAGGAGCTAATCGATTACGTAGATAGGCACAACTTGGGGTGGACTGCCTGGGTCTATGACAACGTCTGGACAAGCCGAATGGTCAATGCAAAGTGGTCGTTGCTAGGAGACGTCGACTCCGAGAAGTATCCGATCGAGTACAACGGACGAATGGGTGGATTCGTCAAACGCCATTTGTAA
- a CDS encoding multidrug effflux MFS transporter, with product MEAPLLAHGDHLSNGQRKRAFFSMLIMVPLAGAATDIYVPSLPAMAHAFDASRFSIQCTLLIFMAFYGLGQIIAGPLTDTFGRRIPTLLCTIVFVLASVGIALSPPLWAVIVLRAVQGLFGATSAVAARAIVADCYDGSGRTKAANWMTIAWATGPILSPALGGYLQVWFGWTASFWFLSGWGTIVVLVSLFILPETRVNNSNTQFFEAFKLYKQMATDRVYLPTALGMACLISVMFGFEAMGPFYIQTDLKHNPIFYGHLQLILGCLWLAGNFFNRFVSAHIKVIRIITAAAGISLLVSLLMLVLDLSGVFSVMAIVVPAGIVYFLMAMIWPNGYSLCLGRFPDAGGCANALVSGLFIIVSAFFTAIASFMHSLTAWPMWSLYVLVCTATLICFRGFLKQEFNYKVR from the coding sequence TTGGAGGCACCTTTATTGGCTCATGGCGATCACTTAAGTAACGGACAGCGTAAACGCGCCTTCTTCTCGATGTTAATCATGGTTCCTCTGGCTGGGGCTGCGACTGACATCTACGTTCCTTCTCTGCCAGCCATGGCGCATGCTTTCGATGCTTCTCGATTCTCAATTCAATGCACTCTACTGATCTTCATGGCATTTTATGGACTTGGCCAGATTATCGCCGGGCCACTGACCGATACTTTCGGTCGCAGAATCCCAACACTCCTTTGCACAATTGTTTTTGTACTTGCCTCTGTCGGTATCGCCTTGTCTCCCCCGCTGTGGGCGGTGATCGTATTACGAGCGGTACAAGGGCTCTTTGGAGCGACCTCTGCAGTTGCAGCGCGGGCCATTGTGGCGGACTGTTACGATGGTTCAGGACGGACGAAAGCCGCCAACTGGATGACGATCGCCTGGGCGACAGGGCCGATTCTCTCCCCCGCACTGGGTGGTTATCTCCAGGTCTGGTTCGGCTGGACGGCGTCCTTCTGGTTCCTGTCCGGATGGGGAACAATCGTCGTGCTTGTTTCGTTATTCATCTTACCTGAGACACGGGTCAACAATTCGAATACTCAGTTCTTCGAAGCATTCAAACTCTATAAGCAAATGGCCACGGACCGTGTCTACCTTCCGACCGCACTGGGTATGGCCTGTTTAATTTCGGTGATGTTCGGCTTCGAGGCAATGGGGCCTTTTTACATCCAAACCGATCTGAAACATAATCCTATCTTCTACGGTCATTTGCAGTTGATCCTCGGATGCCTATGGCTGGCAGGCAACTTCTTCAACCGCTTTGTGAGTGCGCACATTAAGGTGATCCGAATCATCACCGCTGCTGCCGGGATTTCATTACTGGTCAGTCTACTCATGCTCGTGCTTGATCTCTCGGGGGTGTTTAGCGTGATGGCGATAGTGGTCCCTGCTGGGATCGTTTATTTCCTGATGGCCATGATCTGGCCGAACGGATATTCTTTATGCCTGGGTCGATTTCCAGATGCAGGCGGCTGTGCGAATGCACTGGTTAGTGGGCTATTCATTATTGTCAGCGCATTCTTTACTGCAATTGCTTCGTTTATGCATTCGCTGACTGCCTGGCCAATGTGGTCATTGTATGTCCTCGTTTGTACCGCCACGCTCATTTGCTTTCGTGGATTCCTCAAACAAGAATTCAATTATAAGGTGCGTTGA
- a CDS encoding SPFH domain-containing protein, which translates to MKEYDPKAKNLLIKFGITGLFLAGLFLVVSGYVVYSQFRIDVPAKHFAVLTRKTGIDLTNDQEISPDPNLKEAIHKGLQREVLPEGRYFYNCYNWDWEIYPMVEIPADSMGVRIRMYGEDLPPGDFMSTSEKHKGIIEEVLKPGRYAINAIVIDRETKETIGRPRSKSDYIEIIELWKPKVIPAGYKGIVTNLAGPMPEEPNQLLVAANHRGPQEATLDEGTYYLNPYTIRINAIDTRSLRFDLSEGGDMMFPSKDGFPITLDGVIEFRVIPDTAAQTYVTYNDVSNDKVGSTAIAEEIINKVIMPNARAFCRLRGSNTSAREFIGGETRAAFQEEFQRKITETCKEQGIEIVQALITTITPPEAIAGPLRDREIAVQKKGQYKQETLQKEQEAVLATETALIEQKKDLVTADREIVKKITLAKQEQGVALEQAERDKEVAQEELEAAKDQALAILAKARAEAAVIGFENVADAAGWKRSVDAFGGDGSGFGRYVLYQKLAPGFRKIMTNTADSPLMRVFDNFVDETRDAPRPVTPVLSDN; encoded by the coding sequence ATGAAAGAGTATGATCCAAAGGCCAAAAATCTTTTGATCAAATTTGGAATCACCGGGCTTTTTCTGGCAGGGTTATTTCTGGTAGTGAGTGGTTACGTTGTGTATTCGCAATTTCGAATCGACGTACCCGCAAAACACTTTGCCGTTTTAACGAGAAAGACCGGAATTGATCTCACGAATGATCAGGAAATCTCACCAGACCCCAACTTGAAGGAAGCGATTCACAAAGGTTTGCAGCGTGAAGTGTTGCCGGAAGGACGTTACTTTTACAACTGCTACAACTGGGACTGGGAAATTTATCCCATGGTCGAAATTCCGGCTGACTCAATGGGAGTTCGAATTCGCATGTACGGCGAAGATCTGCCGCCTGGCGACTTCATGTCAACAAGTGAAAAGCACAAAGGCATCATCGAAGAAGTGCTCAAACCGGGTCGCTATGCGATTAATGCTATTGTGATCGACAGAGAAACAAAGGAAACGATTGGCAGACCTCGAAGCAAAAGCGATTACATCGAGATCATCGAACTTTGGAAACCGAAGGTAATTCCGGCTGGATACAAAGGCATTGTCACAAATCTTGCAGGCCCCATGCCGGAAGAACCCAATCAACTACTCGTCGCCGCCAATCATCGGGGACCACAAGAAGCGACATTGGATGAAGGTACCTATTACCTGAATCCCTATACGATTCGTATCAATGCGATCGACACACGGTCTCTCAGATTTGACTTGTCTGAGGGGGGCGACATGATGTTTCCCAGTAAGGATGGATTTCCGATTACCCTCGATGGTGTGATTGAATTTCGGGTGATTCCTGATACCGCCGCTCAAACTTATGTAACCTACAACGATGTTTCCAATGATAAGGTTGGCTCAACGGCCATCGCCGAGGAAATCATCAATAAAGTCATCATGCCTAACGCGCGTGCGTTTTGTCGTCTACGAGGTTCCAATACGAGTGCCCGTGAATTTATTGGCGGAGAAACCCGTGCCGCGTTCCAGGAGGAGTTTCAGAGAAAGATCACGGAAACTTGCAAAGAGCAAGGAATCGAAATTGTGCAGGCTTTGATCACGACGATCACACCTCCCGAAGCCATCGCGGGGCCATTACGAGATCGAGAAATCGCTGTTCAAAAGAAAGGTCAATACAAACAGGAAACACTACAGAAAGAACAGGAAGCTGTACTGGCCACCGAGACCGCTTTGATTGAACAGAAAAAAGATCTTGTGACGGCGGACCGTGAGATCGTCAAGAAGATCACACTGGCTAAGCAGGAACAGGGAGTGGCTCTGGAACAAGCAGAGCGAGATAAAGAAGTGGCTCAAGAGGAACTCGAAGCCGCCAAAGACCAGGCTCTGGCGATTCTTGCCAAAGCACGTGCTGAAGCAGCGGTGATCGGGTTTGAGAATGTTGCAGACGCAGCGGGTTGGAAACGGTCTGTGGATGCATTTGGAGGTGATGGCTCAGGATTTGGTCGTTACGTTCTTTATCAGAAGCTTGCTCCTGGCTTCCGAAAGATCATGACGAACACAGCAGACTCTCCATTGATGAGAGTGTTTGACAATTTTGTGGATGAGACACGGGATGCGCCGCGCCCTGTCACCCCGGTATTGTCAGATAACTAA
- a CDS encoding ABC transporter permease, giving the protein MSPVIQIDELTRDFGSLRAVDHVSFEVQRGSIFGLLGPNGSGKSTIIRMLCGVLEPTEGSAHVLGYNVSRDAELIKRHIGYMSQKFSLYSDLSVQENIEFYGRIYGLDSEKLTQRFQEIIELTSLGDRLDQLAGNLSGGWKQRLALGCALIHEPEVVFLDEPTAGIDPVARRDLWDLLFELAGQGVTLFVTTHYMDEAERCSDVGYIYDARLIVCGKPDELKQLPSVTPLGTARWEIETAHPATKLTTFREMDGVRDATLFGQTIHVLASQQLSEADFISRIPDQQEAVQVRPITPSLEDVFVTLSRAEELNNRVSEQSIDTSEGHSPFSTAPEAMVEELPVEDLGTKTKSSQNISGILAGFWAILVKEFTHIRREPSTLFFVFAVPVLQTIIFGFAIDTQIENIPTVIYDLDGRSSSRELRDAFANTRTFQIIERVFDQDTFHNAFESGRAKVGVIIPPDYSDRLLKGEQVSIQVLIDGSDSQVATTALNASNLLGMNLSINMTKHFADTLPAVPSRDARGEAALPIEIRPRLLYNPDLESSHFFVPGLVGIILQLVTLFLTSFAIVRERELGTLEQLFVTPVSKSGLLLGKLAPYALIGFVETLVVLTVMVFFFGVPIHGSLWELLLLSLLFLVCGLGLGMLVSTIARTQLQAIQFAFLVMLPSVLLSGFMFPRSQMPLPIYLFTFFIPVTYFLEILRGIVLRGSDIADLLPYVLGLSLCCIGIIDISLKRFQKQLS; this is encoded by the coding sequence ATGAGTCCTGTGATTCAGATTGATGAGTTAACGCGTGATTTTGGTAGTCTTCGGGCCGTTGATCATGTGAGTTTTGAAGTACAACGCGGATCTATCTTCGGCTTGCTTGGACCGAACGGTAGTGGAAAGTCGACGATTATTCGCATGTTGTGTGGAGTTCTGGAACCCACGGAAGGCTCCGCGCATGTGTTAGGCTACAATGTTTCTCGCGATGCTGAATTGATCAAACGCCATATTGGCTACATGTCTCAGAAGTTCAGCCTGTATTCAGATTTAAGTGTGCAGGAAAATATTGAATTCTATGGGCGGATCTATGGTCTCGATTCTGAAAAATTAACACAGCGGTTTCAAGAGATCATCGAGTTGACTTCTTTGGGAGATCGGCTTGATCAACTGGCTGGTAACTTATCGGGAGGCTGGAAACAGCGTTTGGCCTTGGGATGTGCTCTCATCCACGAACCTGAGGTGGTTTTTTTGGACGAACCCACGGCTGGCATTGATCCTGTAGCACGACGGGATTTATGGGACTTGCTTTTTGAATTAGCGGGGCAGGGGGTAACACTATTTGTCACCACACACTATATGGATGAAGCGGAGCGTTGTAGTGATGTGGGATACATATATGATGCACGTCTGATCGTCTGCGGAAAACCAGACGAACTCAAACAGCTACCCAGCGTTACTCCCCTAGGAACAGCGCGGTGGGAAATTGAAACGGCACACCCGGCTACGAAACTGACGACTTTTCGCGAAATGGATGGTGTTCGGGATGCAACATTGTTCGGTCAAACCATTCATGTGCTGGCTAGTCAACAGTTATCCGAAGCGGATTTTATTTCTCGTATTCCGGATCAACAGGAAGCAGTTCAAGTCAGACCTATTACCCCGTCACTGGAAGATGTGTTTGTAACCTTGAGTCGGGCTGAGGAATTGAATAATCGAGTTTCTGAACAGTCAATCGACACTTCAGAGGGTCACAGCCCGTTTTCGACAGCACCTGAAGCGATGGTCGAAGAATTACCTGTTGAGGATTTGGGCACGAAGACAAAATCCTCTCAAAACATATCAGGAATTTTGGCAGGGTTCTGGGCCATTTTGGTGAAAGAATTCACTCATATCCGCCGTGAACCATCGACTCTGTTTTTTGTTTTTGCCGTACCTGTGCTACAAACGATTATTTTTGGTTTTGCCATTGATACACAAATCGAAAATATTCCAACGGTCATTTATGATCTGGACGGTCGGTCCAGTTCACGCGAACTGAGAGATGCATTTGCCAATACGCGCACATTCCAGATTATCGAGCGCGTCTTTGATCAAGACACATTTCATAACGCGTTTGAATCTGGCAGAGCCAAAGTAGGTGTGATCATACCTCCCGACTATTCAGATCGTCTGCTAAAGGGAGAGCAGGTTTCTATCCAGGTTTTGATTGATGGCAGTGATTCTCAAGTTGCCACAACGGCATTGAATGCATCGAACTTACTGGGAATGAATCTTTCAATAAATATGACGAAACACTTCGCAGACACCCTGCCTGCGGTTCCCTCTCGTGATGCGCGTGGCGAAGCAGCACTTCCGATTGAGATTAGGCCTCGTCTTTTATATAACCCAGATCTTGAGAGTTCACATTTTTTTGTACCGGGATTAGTGGGAATCATTTTACAACTCGTCACACTTTTTTTAACCTCGTTTGCCATTGTCAGAGAACGTGAATTAGGAACTCTGGAGCAGTTGTTTGTCACACCAGTCAGTAAATCCGGTTTATTGTTGGGAAAGCTGGCTCCGTATGCTTTGATTGGGTTTGTGGAAACTCTGGTTGTTTTAACTGTCATGGTCTTCTTTTTCGGAGTGCCGATTCACGGCAGTTTGTGGGAACTATTGCTGTTGTCTCTTTTATTCCTTGTATGTGGACTTGGATTGGGAATGTTGGTATCGACAATTGCCAGAACACAGTTGCAGGCGATTCAGTTTGCCTTTCTGGTGATGTTACCTTCCGTGCTATTGTCGGGATTTATGTTTCCGCGGTCACAGATGCCTTTACCCATTTATCTGTTTACGTTTTTCATTCCCGTAACCTATTTTCTGGAAATACTCAGAGGAATTGTATTAAGAGGCTCAGATATCGCTGATTTATTGCCTTATGTATTAGGGCTCAGCTTATGTTGTATTGGAATCATCGACATCAGTTTAAAGAGATTCCAGAAGCAGCTATCATAA
- a CDS encoding fumarylacetoacetate hydrolase family protein: MRLCRFQSENKVALGFYQDENIIPLSAAAEMAGVMLDESVGLIPFLPGGDQRDTLLGLEKVLKQAMDEELFPISIMTDDVQLLVPIPAPSKLLLLAGNYSKHIEEGGGKAEERQKTFPYVFMKPPLTTLTHPGQPVKIPEVSPDHIDWELELGIVMGKACKGVSEAEALNYVAGYTVINDISDRKFRPNPNRTEREKDSFFDWQHGKWHDTFCPMGPCITPSDDIRDPQTLKMSLSVNGNVEQDASTAEMIFPVAAIIEFISSFVHLEPGDIISTGTPSGVGASKNKFLKPGDQMKAEIEKIGVLESPVV; this comes from the coding sequence ATGCGTTTATGTCGATTTCAATCGGAAAATAAAGTCGCACTTGGTTTCTATCAGGATGAGAATATCATTCCTTTGAGTGCTGCTGCGGAAATGGCGGGAGTGATGCTGGATGAGTCAGTCGGGCTCATTCCATTTCTGCCGGGAGGAGACCAGCGAGACACGTTATTGGGATTGGAAAAAGTTCTGAAACAGGCAATGGATGAGGAGCTGTTTCCGATTTCTATCATGACAGATGATGTGCAGTTACTGGTTCCCATTCCTGCTCCTTCTAAGTTGTTGCTTCTTGCCGGGAATTATTCCAAGCATATCGAAGAAGGAGGAGGTAAAGCAGAAGAAAGACAAAAAACCTTTCCTTATGTGTTTATGAAACCTCCACTAACCACACTGACGCATCCAGGACAGCCTGTCAAAATTCCTGAAGTCTCTCCCGATCATATAGACTGGGAATTGGAGTTGGGAATCGTGATGGGGAAAGCATGTAAAGGTGTTTCTGAAGCAGAAGCGCTCAATTACGTTGCCGGCTATACTGTCATCAACGACATTTCTGACCGAAAATTTCGACCGAATCCGAATCGAACCGAGCGTGAAAAAGATTCTTTCTTTGATTGGCAACATGGGAAATGGCACGACACATTTTGCCCCATGGGACCTTGCATCACACCGTCAGATGATATTCGTGATCCCCAGACTCTGAAAATGAGTCTTTCTGTGAATGGGAATGTTGAACAAGATGCCTCAACAGCTGAAATGATTTTCCCGGTCGCAGCAATCATCGAATTCATATCGAGTTTTGTCCATCTTGAACCCGGGGACATTATTTCCACAGGCACACCCAGTGGCGTAGGGGCATCCAAAAATAAATTTCTTAAACCCGGCGATCAGATGAAAGCTGAGATTGAAAAAATTGGGGTATTGGAAAGTCCTGTCGTTTAA
- a CDS encoding SPFH domain-containing protein: MKKILTTITSILILLLVLLGLGFHWTIDRIYVEEGQSLQLRYKGPLIFGTRKKAEAGMWAQDGEMGVQAELRGPGRHFYCPIWWERKIVDDIVIKPGEIGEVTCKLGKNLEGANFLVEGDIGTTKHKGVLRKVLHPGRYRINPYGYTVEVKKRVDFTSGQTNKVAGWVEIPTGYVGVVTQLSENPTTGTKKGVQKNVLPPGNYPINGRERQIDIVEIGYRHSTIQVEVKHDANGNIVVDENGEPQISDMNSGIAFPSADGFPMHIDFTGIWGLMPDQAPHAVRTFGNVDQVEKKVVLPQIESICRNNGSEYKAVQLLVGSDREVYQRTCLEQFHSVLDDKAITLLYGLVRHVYVPKQVREPIQLAFIADELTLTREEEQTTAKEEAKLREAETKVELATDTVDADTAKQVEEAKAGGEREAAKIRAETEKLVAAIDKETEELKAQAVTILGEATNNGKKMVEEAKADRFKLAVEAFGSPKAYNDWFFATNLPENVELNFLYAGEGTLWTDMNSANAGFGIRATVPLKSGSTEKQRTRSLPKQRGPIKPVNRLSTAKKAR; the protein is encoded by the coding sequence ATGAAAAAAATATTAACCACTATTACCTCGATTTTAATATTGTTGCTAGTGCTACTTGGACTCGGATTTCACTGGACCATTGATCGCATTTATGTTGAAGAAGGACAAAGCCTTCAGCTTCGTTACAAAGGGCCTCTCATCTTCGGAACTCGAAAAAAAGCCGAAGCCGGGATGTGGGCGCAAGATGGTGAGATGGGAGTACAAGCCGAACTACGTGGTCCCGGACGACACTTCTACTGTCCGATCTGGTGGGAACGCAAAATTGTGGATGACATCGTCATTAAACCCGGCGAGATTGGAGAGGTGACTTGCAAACTCGGAAAAAACCTGGAGGGGGCCAACTTCCTCGTAGAAGGTGATATTGGAACGACCAAGCACAAGGGTGTGCTCCGCAAGGTACTTCATCCCGGTCGATACAGAATCAATCCTTACGGCTACACAGTTGAAGTCAAAAAGCGTGTCGATTTTACATCCGGCCAAACAAATAAAGTCGCAGGTTGGGTCGAAATTCCGACAGGCTATGTAGGCGTTGTCACACAGTTGTCAGAAAATCCGACAACGGGTACGAAAAAGGGTGTTCAGAAAAACGTACTGCCGCCTGGAAATTATCCGATCAATGGACGTGAACGACAAATCGACATTGTGGAAATTGGTTATCGTCACAGTACAATTCAGGTTGAAGTCAAACATGACGCGAATGGAAATATCGTCGTCGACGAAAATGGTGAACCACAGATTTCCGATATGAACAGCGGAATCGCATTTCCAAGTGCTGACGGTTTCCCTATGCACATCGACTTCACGGGGATCTGGGGGTTGATGCCTGATCAAGCACCACACGCTGTCAGAACTTTTGGTAATGTTGATCAGGTCGAAAAGAAAGTGGTGTTGCCTCAGATCGAATCGATCTGCCGAAACAATGGTTCGGAATACAAGGCCGTGCAGTTACTGGTGGGTAGCGACCGTGAGGTTTACCAGCGAACGTGCCTGGAACAATTCCATAGTGTGCTGGACGACAAAGCAATTACGCTACTGTATGGGTTGGTACGTCATGTTTACGTGCCCAAACAGGTACGTGAACCTATTCAGTTGGCTTTTATTGCAGATGAGCTAACACTGACACGTGAAGAAGAACAGACTACTGCGAAAGAAGAAGCCAAACTGCGTGAAGCAGAAACCAAAGTAGAACTGGCAACCGACACAGTAGACGCGGACACTGCAAAACAAGTCGAAGAAGCAAAGGCAGGAGGTGAGCGAGAAGCAGCAAAGATTCGTGCTGAAACAGAGAAACTAGTCGCGGCAATTGACAAAGAAACCGAAGAGTTGAAAGCACAGGCTGTCACCATTTTGGGAGAAGCCACAAACAACGGTAAAAAAATGGTTGAAGAAGCGAAAGCGGACCGATTTAAATTAGCCGTTGAGGCCTTCGGATCACCCAAAGCCTACAACGACTGGTTCTTTGCCACCAATCTGCCGGAAAACGTGGAACTCAACTTCCTGTATGCAGGCGAAGGAACGCTCTGGACCGATATGAATTCAGCAAATGCGGGATTCGGTATCAGAGCAACCGTCCCGCTGAAATCAGGATCTACTGAAAAACAACGAACTCGATCTTTACCCAAACAGAGGGGACCCATCAAACCTGTGAATCGATTGTCTACAGCCAAAAAGGCGCGATAG